Part of the Catalinimonas alkaloidigena genome is shown below.
CCCTTTCAAGGTGGGGCTCGTCGCTTGCCCAATGGGAATACCCTTCTGACCGATACGGTAGGAAGAAGGGTCTGGGAAGTTGCGCCTGATGGGGATGTAGTCGTTCGATACAAAGGTCCTGCGCCTGCCTTTAAAGCGTTCAAATACTCTGCCGAGCAAGTAGCAGGTTTGCTTGAGTAGTTAAAGTAGATATTGAAATAGAAATATCAAATCATTGGAGAAAAATTATGAGTCAATTATCTCCTTGCCCTACCTGTGGCAGTAAGTCAAAAATAAAAGAAAAAGCAGAGGCTTTAGAAAAAGAATTAATGACGTTAACGAACAGTAAATAAGATGGATTTTCTTAAAAAAAATTACGGCTGGATACTGGTTGCCATGCTGGCAGTACTACCCATGTTCATCATCTTGAATATGGTGAATATTGATTTTGCCAACGGCTTATCCATTACATTGGTTGAAGGTGCCAGTGGTGAAGGTAGAACAACGTTAGAGTTGTTATATCACATCTCCGGAGAGTTTGCCATACGATGGATGACTGCTGTTCTAACCCTAACACCTTTTTTTATCCTTTTTGGTATTTCTAATCTTTTTGTCAGGCAGGCCATGGGGATTGCGACCGCCGTTTGGAGTTTCCTGCACTTTATCATTTTTATCTGGGGGGAAGGTTTTTTAGAGACGTTTACCCAAGTAAACTATATCGCCGGGTTTGTAGCTGTCTTAATTTTAATTCCTCTATTTTTTACCTCCAATAGAAAATTAATGAAGCGGCTAAAATCAAAATGGAAAAAACTACAGAGTCTGGCTTACGTGGCCATCATTCTAAGCTTATTGCACGTGGCTATTTTAGAAAAAACCTGGATAGTTTATGCGGTAATCGTAGGCATTGGCTTTGTGATTAGAATGCCATTGATAAAAGAAAAAGTAATTGCGTTTCGAAAAAACAGAAGAACTGCTACAGCTTAGATAATTAAAAAAATTGATAATTTTCAAGAGGAAATAGTATGAAAATCGCAGTAACATCCGCCAGTGGCCAATTGGGATCGGCTATTGTCAAACAATTGATAAAAGAAATTGGGAAAGAAAACGTCATCGTCATCGCCCGCACTCCGTCACATGCCGAATCCCTTGGCGTGTAAGTTAGAGCCGGAGACTACACCCAAAGAGAACAATTTGACATAGCCTTGCGGGGTGTGGATGTGCTGCTGCTCGTTTCGGGGAACGACGATCCTGAGAAACGGAAGCAGCAACACGCCAATGTGATTGATGCTGCCCGAGTAGCCGGGGTGGGCAAAGTGGTATACACCAGCATTATTGGGCCGGTACAGGATTCTAACTTTTCGCCGATTGTGAAAAGCAATCGCCATACGGAAGAGTATCTAAAAAACAGCGGACTAACCTGGTCGATCGGACGCAACGGAATTTACCTGGAGCCCGATCTGGAATACCTGGATCACTACCGAAAAGACGGTAAGATTACCAACTCTGCTGGAGACGGTCGCTGTGCTTACACCACGCGGGCAGAACTGGCCGACGCTTACGCCCGGATACTCACCGAAGATCAGCACAACGGGCAGATCTACAATCTTACCGGTCCAGCCA
Proteins encoded:
- a CDS encoding ferric reductase-like transmembrane domain-containing protein, translated to MDFLKKNYGWILVAMLAVLPMFIILNMVNIDFANGLSITLVEGASGEGRTTLELLYHISGEFAIRWMTAVLTLTPFFILFGISNLFVRQAMGIATAVWSFLHFIIFIWGEGFLETFTQVNYIAGFVAVLILIPLFFTSNRKLMKRLKSKWKKLQSLAYVAIILSLLHVAILEKTWIVYAVIVGIGFVIRMPLIKEKVIAFRKNRRTATA
- a CDS encoding NAD(P)H-binding protein — translated: MDVLLLVSGNDDPEKRKQQHANVIDAARVAGVGKVVYTSIIGPVQDSNFSPIVKSNRHTEEYLKNSGLTWSIGRNGIYLEPDLEYLDHYRKDGKITNSAGDGRCAYTTRAELADAYARILTEDQHNGQIYNLTGPAITQYELADLMNEVFDTHLHYEPMSVEAYRQQRINELGDFMGTVIAGIYQGIRNGDMDGALRLSKSHG